In Fimbriimonadaceae bacterium, the genomic window GATTATCGTCATAGCCTCCTTCTTGACCATGGCGATTCTCATCGCGGGTCACTTCGAAGCCCAGAAGAATCCTCCCGTGGAGGAAAAGCTTCCTCGCGATAGCCGACCCGACGAAAAGGGTCCGCTTGTACTGGACTGAGGCATAATAAAGGAGGCTCGCCATCCGAGCCTCCCTTCCAATCGGGCGTTAGTTGCCGCCCTTTTTCTTCTTAAACATCTCCAGGCGATCCTTGATCTCCTTCTGAGTTGCTTCCGGCACGTTTGCCGACAGTGCCTTCACGGCCTTTTCTTGCCACGAGATGGCCTTGTCTAGATCATTCTTGAGGAAGTAGGCATAGGCCAAGGTGTCCAAGCTGTAGGGATCCTTCTCCTTCTGGGCTTCGACTGACTGCTTCGCGATTTCAAGGGCGACGTCTACGTTCCGAGTCTTCCACTTGGCTTCCGGATCGACGATCATCCAGGCGAGGTTGTTCAGCATCATGCCGTTGCCCTTCAAAGGGCCGGCCGCGAGCTTCTTCGCATAGTCGTACGCGCCGGCATCCTCGGCCTCCATCATCAAGTTAAACTTCAGGCCACCAAACTGGGCCTCCATGGTCGGGTGCTTGGCGATGATCGCATCGAGCTCCGTAACGGCCTCTTTGTGATTGCCGGCTTCCGCCAACGCCATGACCTTCTGCATGGCTTCTTCGAGGGCGCCCTCGTCCGCCTTCGCCTTATTCATCTTTTCGGCTTCGGCGGCAATGTCCCACTTCTTGTCGACGACTTTCGCGAGGACGTCGTCCAGACCTGACATCGGGTGGCCGATCCAGGCAATCTTGCCGTTCTGGTCAACGATAAAGGCGCTCGGAATGCCGTTCTCGCCGGCAGCTTTCATCCAAGTGTTGGCCATATGGGCGTCGACGCCGTCAATCGCCACGTTGTAGTCCATCTGACTACCCATCTCCTTGACGAAGTCCTCGACCTTCTTCACGTAGGCCGTATCCGTGCTG contains:
- the resA_3 gene encoding Thiol-disulfide oxidoreductase ResA; this encodes MKIMIKSAAIGVLALAIAAGATAQTLKVGDPAPDIKVAKWAKGKPVKGFERGQVYVVEFWATWCGPCKQSIPHLTEVAKKFKGKANVTGVSIWETEPGSTDTAYVKKVEDFVKEMGSQMDYNVAIDGVDAHMANTWMKAAGENGIPSAFIVDQNGKIAWIGHPMSGLDDVLAKVVDKKWDIAAEAEKMNKAKADEGALEEAMQKVMALAEAGNHKEAVTELDAIIAKHPTMEAQFGGLKFNLMMEAEDAGAYDYAKKLAAGPLKGNGMMLNNLAWMIVDPEAKWKTRNVDVALEIAKQSVEAQKEKDPYSLDTLAYAYFLKNDLDKAISWQEKAVKALSANVPEATQKEIKDRLEMFKKKKGGN